From one Flavobacteriales bacterium genomic stretch:
- a CDS encoding ABC transporter substrate-binding protein, with protein MKKTTRIIWAFILFLGLLSQSVNAQEKIVSIGAISTELLSTLGLEDKIVGVDITSTYPASVKSKAQLGHLSGITLEAIISTKPDMVTFPEGKLNQKIVERLESLKIATFEYQQELSTEGAIQIILDFGKAFGKEKLAHKEASKLRKELAQIQSLKKNGKKILFIYSRGPRMLLVAGGNTAVSKLIELSGSQNVAQNINDYKPLNTESLIEYNPDYVFFFSHSLRHFKSKEEVWKIQGMQFTTAGKKKQLISMDANLVSSFGPRLATAIQTLIEKTK; from the coding sequence TTTGGGTTTACTAAGCCAGAGTGTAAACGCACAAGAAAAAATTGTGTCCATAGGAGCTATTTCTACTGAGCTATTATCAACCTTGGGGTTAGAAGACAAAATTGTAGGTGTAGATATCACTAGTACCTACCCTGCAAGTGTCAAAAGTAAAGCACAATTGGGACATCTTTCTGGAATTACCTTAGAGGCCATCATTTCTACAAAACCAGATATGGTAACCTTTCCAGAAGGAAAACTCAACCAAAAAATCGTTGAAAGACTTGAAAGTTTAAAAATAGCCACTTTTGAGTACCAACAAGAGCTCTCGACAGAGGGAGCTATTCAAATCATCTTAGATTTTGGGAAAGCATTTGGCAAAGAAAAACTTGCTCATAAAGAAGCCTCAAAACTCCGAAAAGAACTCGCACAAATTCAATCCTTAAAGAAAAATGGAAAGAAAATTCTATTCATTTACTCTCGTGGACCAAGAATGCTACTTGTAGCAGGAGGAAATACCGCAGTTTCAAAATTAATTGAGCTAAGTGGATCTCAAAATGTGGCTCAAAATATCAATGATTATAAACCGCTCAATACCGAATCTTTAATAGAGTACAATCCTGATTATGTATTTTTCTTTAGCCACAGCTTAAGACATTTTAAATCTAAAGAAGAAGTGTGGAAAATACAAGGTATGCAGTTTACCACAGCCGGAAAGAAAAAACAGTTGATTAGTATGGATGCTAATTTAGTCAGCTCTTTTGGACCTCGATTAGCAACGGCTATTCAAACCCTTATAGAAAAAACAAAATAA
- a CDS encoding iron ABC transporter permease has product MQNLFWWIIFLVVSVSSLSFGGLSLGFSDWIDILIAPDSSTPLFEMKKTVLLNIRLPRLVMAILVGILLAISGFLSQRLFKNPLAEPSLLGISTGASLFAALFILLSGTVLLSSQISKTTGMIIAAFSGALLVSFIVFRLGRKNGQTSTPILLLSGVALNLWSAAFLGLILFMSNDEELRDITFWTMGSIANVGWDNVVITGITLALSLIVIYTKKDALDTYILGEEEAFSMGVSVKKLKNLMIFLIAIITAILVSQTGVIGFIALIAPHVARLLKGDLMSNNFSFLMLLGALFLVLSDFLARTLLLPTELPIGVITGILGAPYFLWILIKNKKLIL; this is encoded by the coding sequence ATGCAAAACCTATTTTGGTGGATAATTTTTCTTGTTGTTTCTGTATCCAGTCTGAGTTTTGGTGGTCTGTCTTTAGGTTTCTCAGACTGGATTGATATTTTAATTGCTCCAGATTCTTCAACACCTTTATTCGAAATGAAAAAAACTGTATTGTTGAATATCAGATTACCTAGACTCGTGATGGCTATTTTGGTTGGTATATTATTAGCTATTTCAGGTTTTCTAAGTCAACGTTTGTTCAAAAATCCTTTGGCCGAGCCATCACTTCTAGGTATTTCTACTGGAGCTTCCTTATTTGCTGCTTTGTTCATTCTTTTATCAGGAACTGTTCTGCTTTCTTCCCAAATATCAAAAACCACTGGGATGATTATTGCAGCATTTTCTGGAGCTTTACTTGTAAGCTTTATTGTTTTTCGATTAGGAAGGAAAAACGGACAAACCTCTACACCTATTCTTTTATTAAGTGGCGTTGCTTTAAATCTTTGGAGTGCTGCATTTTTAGGTCTTATACTTTTTATGAGCAATGATGAAGAACTGAGAGACATCACTTTCTGGACTATGGGATCTATTGCCAATGTTGGGTGGGATAATGTTGTAATAACAGGTATCACCCTAGCCCTGAGTCTCATCGTGATATACACAAAGAAAGATGCCTTAGACACTTATATTTTAGGAGAAGAAGAAGCATTTAGCATGGGGGTTTCTGTAAAAAAACTCAAAAATCTCATGATTTTCCTCATCGCAATTATCACGGCAATTTTAGTTTCTCAAACAGGAGTCATCGGCTTTATTGCTTTGATTGCCCCTCATGTAGCACGATTGTTAAAAGGGGATTTAATGAGTAACAATTTCTCTTTTCTTATGTTACTTGGAGCGCTCTTTTTAGTGCTTTCAGATTTTCTTGCAAGAACCCTTCTTCTTCCAACAGAATTACCCATTGGAGTGATCACAGGGATTCTTGGAGCTCCTTATTTTCTTTGGATTCTTATCAAAAACAAAAAATTGATTTTATGA